The Sesamum indicum cultivar Zhongzhi No. 13 linkage group LG6, S_indicum_v1.0, whole genome shotgun sequence genome has a segment encoding these proteins:
- the LOC105165209 gene encoding kinesin-like protein KIN-14I isoform X2 produces MAALEGALSFSVASVVEDVLQQHGGRSRGLDLDARRAEEAAIRRYEAAAWLRKVVGVVSAKDLPAEPSEEEFRLGLRSGIILCNALNKIQPGAVPKVVESPCDSSHIPDGAALSAYQYFENVRNFLVAVEEMGMPTFEASDLEQGGKSSRVVNCVLAVKSYNEWKQTGGNGVWKFGGNVKTSPGGKQFVRKNSEPFTGSLSRSMSINEKSQNGISTDTDFNRMSNSSLSMLVRAILLDKKPEEVPNLVESVLSKVVEEFENRIASQIELKASFRDFNTSHGSKSVSKPSSSNVKTEQKNAAMPRGDEILQKHSICDEESESRLMKQQLIVDQQQEDITVLKQTLSITKAGMQFMQMKFHEEIHNLGLHIHGLVHAASGYHRVLEENRKLYNQVQDLKGSIRVYCRVRPFLPGQFDYLSTVDHIEEGTISINTLAKNGKARKSFNFNKVFGPSATQEEVFSDTQPLIRSVLDGYNVCIFAYGQTGSGKTYTMTGPKELTDQSQGVNYRALRDLFLLADQRKDTFCYNVSVQMIEIYNEQVRDLLNTDGLSKRLEIRNSSQTGLSVPDASLVRVSSTSDIIDLMNLGQRNRAVGATALNDRSSRSHSCLTVHVQGRDLTSGNILRGCMHLVDLAGSERVDKSEVTGDRLKEAQHINKSLSALGDVISSLAQKSPHVPYRNSKLTQLLQDSLGGQAKTLMFVHISPEPDAIGETISTLKFAERVATVELGAARVNKDSADVKELKEQVATLKAALARKDAEPVSLQQKISGSPCSMQPSFLQPNLNSSLQSPNGLRKPMEDVGNIEVHRNSASRQKKQSLDLDELLGNSPTWPPVSSPCQNNGDDDRELISSGEWVDKLMVNKQDPVCGAENPLATWEPNNSNISDAIYQKYLSDSTKYYSDKSFGLYPSNDQFDVNTTDDLDELDAGTSDSSEPDLLWQFNHSKLGGFSNGIAPKVQKPNIKQSKSPEFRTMIPKLGPSPSRKAVHEGGQGHPPPRSGRQTTETKRKTGSRK; encoded by the exons ATGGCGGCTCTTGAAGGTGCATTGTCCTTCTCTGTGGCGTCAGTTGTGGAGGATGTTCTTCAACAGCACGGGGGGCGATCTCGTGGTCTTGATTTGGATGCTCGGAGAGCGGAAGAGGCTG CAATAAGAAGATATGAAGCTGCCGCATGGCTGAGGAAAGTGGTTGGAGTAGTGTCGGCTAAAGATTTACCAGCCGAGCCTTCTGAGGAAGAATTTAGGCTTGGGTTAAGAAGTGGAATAATTCTATGCAATGCACTTAACAAAATTCAGCCTGGAGCTGTGCCAAAG GTTGTTGAGAGTCCATGCGACTCCTCCCATATTCCGGATGGTGCTGCATTATCAGCGTATCAATACTTTGAGAATGTGAGGAACTTTCTTGTAGCCGTTGAAGAGATGGGAATGCCTACTTTTGAGGCCTCTGATCTGGAGCAG GGAGGAAAATCTTCAAGGGTCGTAAACTGTGTGTTGGCAGTTAAGTCCTACAACGAATGGAAACAGACAGGAGGAAATGGGGTTTGGAAATTTGGTGGAAATGTTAAAACATCTCCAGGTGGGAAACAATTTGTCCGCAAAAATTCTGAGCCATTCACGGGTTCTCTGTCAAGGAGTATGTCCATAAATGAGAAATCTCAAAATGGCATATCCACCGACACAGATTTTAACAGAATG TCTAATTCTTCTTTGAGTATGCTAGTTCGAGCAATTCTATTGGATAAGAAGCCTGAAGAAGTTCCTAAT CTTGTTGAATCTGTATTAAGTAAGGTCGTGGAGGAGTTTGAGAATCGCATTGCAAGCCAAATTGAATTG AAAGCTTCCTTTAGAGACTTCAATACTTCTCATGGTAGCAAATCCGTTTCAAAGCCTTCTTCATCCAATGTAAAG ACTGAACAAAAGAATGCTGCAATGCCGAGGGGAgatgaaatattacaaaagcATAGCATATGTGATGAAGAATCAGAAAGTAGATTGATGAAGCAACAGTTGATCGTTGATCAACAGCAGGAAGATATTACG GTCCTGAAGCAAACTCTTTCTATAACCAAAGCTGGTATGCAGTTCATGCAAATGAAATTCCATGAAGAAATTCATAATCTTG GCCTCCATATTCATGGACTAGTTCATGCTGCTTCTGGATATCATAGAGTTCTTGAGGAAAACCGGAAGCTTTATAACCAAGTCCAGGACCTAAAAG GGAGCATTAGGGTTTATTGTCGTGTCAGACCATTCCTGCCTGGACAATTTGATTACTTGAGTACTGTGGATCATATTGAGGAAGGAACTATTAGCATAAACACTCTAGCCAAGAATGGAAAAGCACGGAAATCCTTCAACTTTAACAAAGTGTTTGGGCCTTCTGCAACTCAAG AGGAGGTCTTTTCAGACACCCAACCACTAATAAGATCGGTCCTTGATGGTTACAATGTCTGCATTTTCGCTTACGGTCAAACAGGATCAGGAAAAACTTACACTATG ACTGGACCCAAGGAACTGACAGACCAGAGTCAAGGAGTGAATTACAGGGCTTTACGTGATTTGTTCCTCCTTGCTGACCAAAGAAAGGATACTTTCTGCTACAATGTCTCTGTTCAGATGATAGAGATTTACAATGAGCAAGTGAGGGATCTCCTCAATACTGATGGCCTAAGCAAAAG ATTAGAAATTCGAAATAGTTCTCAGACAGGACTCAGTGTACCAGATGCAAGTTTGGTTCGTGTCTCTTCAACATCTGACATTATTGATCTGATGAACCTTGGACAAAGGAATCGTGCTGTTGGTGCAACAGCTCTCAATGACCGCAGTAGTCGCTCACACAG TTGTTTAACAGTTCATGTCCAAGGAAGAGATTTGACTTCTGGGAATATTCTTCGGGGCTGCATGCATCTAGTTGATCTGGCCGGGAGCGAGAGAGTCGACAAATCAGAAGTGACTGGTGACAGACTCAAAGAGGCTCAGCATATTAATAAATCTCTTTCTGCACTAGGTGATGTGATCTCCTCTCTTGCACAAAAGAGTCCACATGTCCCCTATAGAAATAGCAAACTCACCCAACTGCTCCAGGACTCACTTG GAGGGCAAGCTAAGACACTAATGTTTGTTCACATAAGCCCTGAGCCTGATGCCATTGGAGAGACGATTAGTACGCTTAAATTTGCTGAACGTGTTGCCACTGTTGAACTTGGTGCTGCTCGAGTAAATAAGGATTCTGCAGATGTTAAAGAACTAAAAGAACAG GTTGCCACTCTTAAAGCTGCCTTAGCAAGGAAAGACGCGGAACCAGTGTCCCTGCAGCAGAAGATATCTGGCAGTCCATGTAGCATGCAGCCGTCATTTTTACAacctaatttaaattctaGCTTGCAATCACCAAATGGGCTCAGGAAACCGATGGAAGATGTCGGAAACATAGAG GTTCACCGCAATTCTGCATCGAGGCAAAAGAAGCAAAGCTTGGATCTAGATGAGCTACTTGGAAATTCACCTACCTGGCCGCCTGTCAGCAGCCCTTGCCAAAACAATGGGGACGATGATAGAGAATTAATCAGCTCAGGTGAATGGGTGGACAAGCTCATGGTGAACAAGCAAGATCCTGTTTGTGGAGCCGAAAACCCGTTAGCTACTTGGGAGCCTAACAACAGCAACATTTCCGATGCAATTTATCAGAAATATCTATCAGATTCTACGAAATACTATTCTGATAAGTCATTTGGCCTATATCCTTCAAATGACCAGTTTGATGTTAATACTACGGATGATTTGGACGAGCTTGATGCTGGAACCAGCGACTCGTCTGAGCCAGATTTGCTCTGGCAGTTTAACCATTCCAAGCTTGGAGGCTTCAGCAATGGTATTGCTCCTAAGGTCCAGAAGCCtaatataaaacaatcaaAAAGCCCAGAATTCAG GACCATGATTCCAAAATTGGGCCCATCACCATCGCGAAAAGCAGTTCATGAAGGTGGCCAAGGCCATCCTCCACCGCGGAGTGGAAGACAGACCACCGAAACAAAACGTAAAACAGGGAGTAGGAAGTAG
- the LOC105165345 gene encoding probable polygalacturonase, with the protein MDNSLLDSRSEDVSFLNFGGGGGGSYPDFERNNGVYAAALVLKFISWLSLMKGIHVFLLLLLVSSNAADYNGECKYDWPLVPRPHSVSVTEFGALGDGKTINTVAFQNAIFYLKSFADKGGAQLYVPAGRWLIGCINLTSHLTLFLEKDAIILGSQDYSHWDVVEPLPSYGRGLEVPGRRYRSLISGQNLTDVVITGNNGTIDGQGSIWWDQMNAHSLNNSRPHLVEFIGSDTVVISNLTFLNAPGWSIHPVYCSDLLVQNITVYSPPDSPYTSGIVPDSSEHVCIENSNISTGHDAVALKSGWDEYGIAFGRPTTNLHVRRDIFVSDVYMENVRQGIEATGEWNSHPDDKFDPDALPVVSDITFRDIVGVNISTAGNFLGIDESPFTSICLSNVSFSINSDPSMSWLCANVLGSSINVSPEPCPQLLTSSSGASRDCFIFSRPSSRVTDL; encoded by the exons ATGG ACAACTCATTGCTGGACTCTAGATCTGAAGATGTGTCCTTTCTGAATTTCGGGGGCGGGGGAGGTGGTTCATATCCAGATTTTGAGAGGAATAATGGTGTTTATGCAGCAGCATTAGTCTTAAAGTTTATTTCTTGGTTGTCATTGATGAAGGGGATTCAT GTATTTTTGCTTTTGCTTCTGGTATCGAGCAATGCTGCTGATTACAATGGAGAATGCAAGTATGATTGGCCGCTTGTCCCGAGACCTCACAGTGTCTCCGTCACAGAATTTGGGGCGTTGGGCGATGGGAAAACTATAAACACTGTAGCATTTCAGAATGCTATTTTCTATCTTAAGTCCTTTGCCGACAAGGGTGGTGCCCAACTCTATGTTCCGGCAGGACGGTGGCTTATTGGATGCATCAATCTCACAAGCCATCTCACACTTTTCCTGGAAAAAGATGCCATTATTCTTGGCTCTCAG GATTATAGTCATTGGGATGTAGTTGAACCCTTACCCTCTTATGGCCGAGGCCTTGAGGTACCTGGTCGAAGATATCGCAGCTTGATCAGTGGACAAAATCTCACGGACGTAGTTATAACAG GAAACAATGGAACTATTGATGGACAAGGTTCGATTTGGTGGGACCAAATGAATGCTCATTCCTTGAATAACAGTCGCCCACATCTGGTAGAATTTATTGGGTCTGATACCGTTGTTATATCGAACTTAACCTTTTTAAATGCCCCTGGTTGGAGTATACACCCAGTTTATTGCAG TGACTTGCTAGTTCAAAACATAACAGTTTATTCTCCGCCTGACTCTCCATACACAAGTGGGATTGTCCCAG ATTCTTCCGAGCATGTTTGCATTGAGAACAGCAATATTAGTACTGGACATGATGCTGTGGCGCTTAAAAGTGGCTGGGATGAATATGGAATAGCATTTGGCAGACCAACTACCAACCTCCATGTCCGGAGG GACATTTTTGTATCTGATGTTTACATGGAAAATGTACGACAAGGAATTGAGGCAACAGGTGAGTGGAATTCTCATCCAGACGACAAATTCGATCCTGATGCACTACCAGTTGTTAGCGACATCACGTTTAGGGACATTGTTGGTGTAAATATCTCAACGGCTGGCAACTTTTTGGGGATTGATGAGTCGCCATTCACTTCAATATGTCTGTCGAATGTTTCTTTCTCCATCAACTCCGACCCATCTATGTCCTGGCTATGCGCCAATGTCTTGGGCTCATCTATTAATGTGTCGCCCGAACCTTGTCCACAACTCCTAACCTCATCTTCTGGTGCGTCCCGTGATTGTTTCATCTTCTCACGTCCAAGCAGTCGAGTCACAGACCTGTGA
- the LOC105165209 gene encoding kinesin-like protein KIN-14I isoform X1: protein MAALEGALSFSVASVVEDVLQQHGGRSRGLDLDARRAEEAAIRRYEAAAWLRKVVGVVSAKDLPAEPSEEEFRLGLRSGIILCNALNKIQPGAVPKVVESPCDSSHIPDGAALSAYQYFENVRNFLVAVEEMGMPTFEASDLEQGGKSSRVVNCVLAVKSYNEWKQTGGNGVWKFGGNVKTSPGGKQFVRKNSEPFTGSLSRSMSINEKSQNGISTDTDFNRMSNSSLSMLVRAILLDKKPEEVPNLVESVLSKVVEEFENRIASQIELKKASFRDFNTSHGSKSVSKPSSSNVKTEQKNAAMPRGDEILQKHSICDEESESRLMKQQLIVDQQQEDITVLKQTLSITKAGMQFMQMKFHEEIHNLGLHIHGLVHAASGYHRVLEENRKLYNQVQDLKGSIRVYCRVRPFLPGQFDYLSTVDHIEEGTISINTLAKNGKARKSFNFNKVFGPSATQEEVFSDTQPLIRSVLDGYNVCIFAYGQTGSGKTYTMTGPKELTDQSQGVNYRALRDLFLLADQRKDTFCYNVSVQMIEIYNEQVRDLLNTDGLSKRLEIRNSSQTGLSVPDASLVRVSSTSDIIDLMNLGQRNRAVGATALNDRSSRSHSCLTVHVQGRDLTSGNILRGCMHLVDLAGSERVDKSEVTGDRLKEAQHINKSLSALGDVISSLAQKSPHVPYRNSKLTQLLQDSLGGQAKTLMFVHISPEPDAIGETISTLKFAERVATVELGAARVNKDSADVKELKEQVATLKAALARKDAEPVSLQQKISGSPCSMQPSFLQPNLNSSLQSPNGLRKPMEDVGNIEVHRNSASRQKKQSLDLDELLGNSPTWPPVSSPCQNNGDDDRELISSGEWVDKLMVNKQDPVCGAENPLATWEPNNSNISDAIYQKYLSDSTKYYSDKSFGLYPSNDQFDVNTTDDLDELDAGTSDSSEPDLLWQFNHSKLGGFSNGIAPKVQKPNIKQSKSPEFRTMIPKLGPSPSRKAVHEGGQGHPPPRSGRQTTETKRKTGSRK, encoded by the exons ATGGCGGCTCTTGAAGGTGCATTGTCCTTCTCTGTGGCGTCAGTTGTGGAGGATGTTCTTCAACAGCACGGGGGGCGATCTCGTGGTCTTGATTTGGATGCTCGGAGAGCGGAAGAGGCTG CAATAAGAAGATATGAAGCTGCCGCATGGCTGAGGAAAGTGGTTGGAGTAGTGTCGGCTAAAGATTTACCAGCCGAGCCTTCTGAGGAAGAATTTAGGCTTGGGTTAAGAAGTGGAATAATTCTATGCAATGCACTTAACAAAATTCAGCCTGGAGCTGTGCCAAAG GTTGTTGAGAGTCCATGCGACTCCTCCCATATTCCGGATGGTGCTGCATTATCAGCGTATCAATACTTTGAGAATGTGAGGAACTTTCTTGTAGCCGTTGAAGAGATGGGAATGCCTACTTTTGAGGCCTCTGATCTGGAGCAG GGAGGAAAATCTTCAAGGGTCGTAAACTGTGTGTTGGCAGTTAAGTCCTACAACGAATGGAAACAGACAGGAGGAAATGGGGTTTGGAAATTTGGTGGAAATGTTAAAACATCTCCAGGTGGGAAACAATTTGTCCGCAAAAATTCTGAGCCATTCACGGGTTCTCTGTCAAGGAGTATGTCCATAAATGAGAAATCTCAAAATGGCATATCCACCGACACAGATTTTAACAGAATG TCTAATTCTTCTTTGAGTATGCTAGTTCGAGCAATTCTATTGGATAAGAAGCCTGAAGAAGTTCCTAAT CTTGTTGAATCTGTATTAAGTAAGGTCGTGGAGGAGTTTGAGAATCGCATTGCAAGCCAAATTGAATTG AAGAAAGCTTCCTTTAGAGACTTCAATACTTCTCATGGTAGCAAATCCGTTTCAAAGCCTTCTTCATCCAATGTAAAG ACTGAACAAAAGAATGCTGCAATGCCGAGGGGAgatgaaatattacaaaagcATAGCATATGTGATGAAGAATCAGAAAGTAGATTGATGAAGCAACAGTTGATCGTTGATCAACAGCAGGAAGATATTACG GTCCTGAAGCAAACTCTTTCTATAACCAAAGCTGGTATGCAGTTCATGCAAATGAAATTCCATGAAGAAATTCATAATCTTG GCCTCCATATTCATGGACTAGTTCATGCTGCTTCTGGATATCATAGAGTTCTTGAGGAAAACCGGAAGCTTTATAACCAAGTCCAGGACCTAAAAG GGAGCATTAGGGTTTATTGTCGTGTCAGACCATTCCTGCCTGGACAATTTGATTACTTGAGTACTGTGGATCATATTGAGGAAGGAACTATTAGCATAAACACTCTAGCCAAGAATGGAAAAGCACGGAAATCCTTCAACTTTAACAAAGTGTTTGGGCCTTCTGCAACTCAAG AGGAGGTCTTTTCAGACACCCAACCACTAATAAGATCGGTCCTTGATGGTTACAATGTCTGCATTTTCGCTTACGGTCAAACAGGATCAGGAAAAACTTACACTATG ACTGGACCCAAGGAACTGACAGACCAGAGTCAAGGAGTGAATTACAGGGCTTTACGTGATTTGTTCCTCCTTGCTGACCAAAGAAAGGATACTTTCTGCTACAATGTCTCTGTTCAGATGATAGAGATTTACAATGAGCAAGTGAGGGATCTCCTCAATACTGATGGCCTAAGCAAAAG ATTAGAAATTCGAAATAGTTCTCAGACAGGACTCAGTGTACCAGATGCAAGTTTGGTTCGTGTCTCTTCAACATCTGACATTATTGATCTGATGAACCTTGGACAAAGGAATCGTGCTGTTGGTGCAACAGCTCTCAATGACCGCAGTAGTCGCTCACACAG TTGTTTAACAGTTCATGTCCAAGGAAGAGATTTGACTTCTGGGAATATTCTTCGGGGCTGCATGCATCTAGTTGATCTGGCCGGGAGCGAGAGAGTCGACAAATCAGAAGTGACTGGTGACAGACTCAAAGAGGCTCAGCATATTAATAAATCTCTTTCTGCACTAGGTGATGTGATCTCCTCTCTTGCACAAAAGAGTCCACATGTCCCCTATAGAAATAGCAAACTCACCCAACTGCTCCAGGACTCACTTG GAGGGCAAGCTAAGACACTAATGTTTGTTCACATAAGCCCTGAGCCTGATGCCATTGGAGAGACGATTAGTACGCTTAAATTTGCTGAACGTGTTGCCACTGTTGAACTTGGTGCTGCTCGAGTAAATAAGGATTCTGCAGATGTTAAAGAACTAAAAGAACAG GTTGCCACTCTTAAAGCTGCCTTAGCAAGGAAAGACGCGGAACCAGTGTCCCTGCAGCAGAAGATATCTGGCAGTCCATGTAGCATGCAGCCGTCATTTTTACAacctaatttaaattctaGCTTGCAATCACCAAATGGGCTCAGGAAACCGATGGAAGATGTCGGAAACATAGAG GTTCACCGCAATTCTGCATCGAGGCAAAAGAAGCAAAGCTTGGATCTAGATGAGCTACTTGGAAATTCACCTACCTGGCCGCCTGTCAGCAGCCCTTGCCAAAACAATGGGGACGATGATAGAGAATTAATCAGCTCAGGTGAATGGGTGGACAAGCTCATGGTGAACAAGCAAGATCCTGTTTGTGGAGCCGAAAACCCGTTAGCTACTTGGGAGCCTAACAACAGCAACATTTCCGATGCAATTTATCAGAAATATCTATCAGATTCTACGAAATACTATTCTGATAAGTCATTTGGCCTATATCCTTCAAATGACCAGTTTGATGTTAATACTACGGATGATTTGGACGAGCTTGATGCTGGAACCAGCGACTCGTCTGAGCCAGATTTGCTCTGGCAGTTTAACCATTCCAAGCTTGGAGGCTTCAGCAATGGTATTGCTCCTAAGGTCCAGAAGCCtaatataaaacaatcaaAAAGCCCAGAATTCAG GACCATGATTCCAAAATTGGGCCCATCACCATCGCGAAAAGCAGTTCATGAAGGTGGCCAAGGCCATCCTCCACCGCGGAGTGGAAGACAGACCACCGAAACAAAACGTAAAACAGGGAGTAGGAAGTAG
- the LOC105165208 gene encoding nicotinamide adenine dinucleotide transporter 1, chloroplastic-like: MAANTHGPSPKGLLCNAGAGAAAGMIAATFVCPLDVIKTRLQVHGLPQLASANIKGSVIVGSLEQIFQKEGLRGMYRGLSPTVLALLPNWAVYFTIYEQLKSFLGADDHQLSVGANMMAASGAGAATTIVTNPLWVVKTRLQTQGIRRDVVPYRSTLSALQRIAHEEGIRGLYSGLVPALAGISHVAIQFPTYEKIKCYLADQGNTTIDKLSASDVAVASSVSKIFASTLTYPHEVVRSRLQEQGHHSEKRYSGVVDCIKKVFHPSRGCATNLLRTTPAAVITFTSFEMIHRFLVSLFSPD, translated from the exons ATGGCTGCAAATACTCATGGCCCTAGTCCCAAGGGCCTCCTCTGCAATGCTGGGGCCGGTGCGGCCGCTG GTATGATTGCAGCAACTTTTGTATGTCCTTTAGATGTTATAAAGACTAGGCTTCAAGTCCATGGGCTGCCTCAACTTGCTAGTGCTAATATCAAAG GTAGTGTTATAGTGGGAAGTCTGGAacagatatttcaaaaagaGGGGTTGCGTGGTATGTATCGTGGGCTCTCCCCTACAGTGCTTGCTTTACTTCCGAATTGGGCA gtttattttactatttatgaACAACTAAAGAGTTTTCTTGGTGCTGATG ATCATCAGCTCTCTGTTGGTGCTAATATGATGGCTGCTTCTGGTGCTGGAGCTGCAACAACAATTGTGACAAATCCTCTTTGGGTTGTCAAAACAAGGCTTCAA ACACAAGGAATCAGAAGAGATGTGGTGCCGTATAGGAGCACACTATCTGCCTTACAAAGAATTGCACATGAAGAGGGTATTCGTGGATTATATAG TGGTCTTGTGCCAGCTTTAGCTGGTATTAGTCATGTTGCGATTCAGTTTCCGACATATGAGAAGATAAAATGCTACTTGGCTGACCAAG GTAACACCACGATAGATAAACTTAGTGCAAGTGATGTTGCTGTGGCTTCGTCggtttcaaaaatatttgcgTCGACCTTGACATATCCACATGAG GTTGTACGCTCAAGGCTACAAGAACAAGGGCACCACTCTGAGAAGCGGTATTCTGGTGTTGTTGACTGCATTAAGAAAGTTTTCCATCCCAGCAGGGGTTGTGCCACCAACCTTCTGAGGACGACTCCAGCCGCTGTAATAACATTTACCAGTTTCGAGATGATTCACcgctttcttgtttctttattcTCTCCCGATTGA